One part of the Capra hircus breed San Clemente chromosome 4, ASM170441v1, whole genome shotgun sequence genome encodes these proteins:
- the LOC102188017 gene encoding olfactory receptor 2A2-like yields MEGNQSQITEFILVGFQLSKNMELLLFGIFSLLYICNLLANGVILGLICLDPRLHSPMYFFLSHLAIIDISFPSSNLPTLLENLVKHTKNISFDPCTVQMLFNLTFGSIECLILLAMSYDRYVAICHPLQYTVIMNWRVCSILAVACWVCGFALALVQVILLLRLPFCGPQKVNHFLCDIRSVLKLACGDIWINEMFLFADGVLILVGPLALMLVSYMRILWAILKIQSKEGRKKAFSTCSSHLCVVGFYFGIAMIVYMVPDNSQREEHLKILFLFYALFNPLLNPLVYSVRNAQVKAAFHRVLQKKGTV; encoded by the coding sequence ATGGAGGGCAACCAATCACAGATCACAGAATTCATCCTGGTGGGATTCCAGCTCAGCAAAAACATGGAATTGCTCCTCTTTGGTATCTTCTCCCTATTATATATCTGCAACCTGCTGGCAAATGGCGTGATCTTGGGACTCATTTGCCTTGACCCCAGACTGCACTCGcccatgtatttcttcctttcccaccTGGCCATCATCGACATATCCTTTCCTTCCAGCAATTTGCCCACCTTGCTGGAAAACCTagtgaaacacacaaaaaacatctCCTTTGACCCTTGCACTGTGCAGATGCTTTTCAATTTGACTTTTGGATCTATAGAGTGCCTCATTTTGTTGGCGATGTCCTATGACAGGTATGTGGCGATCTGCCATCCCCTCCAGTACACGGTCATCATGAACTGGAGAGTGTGCTCCATCCTGGCCGTTGCTTGCTGGGTGTGTGGATTTGCCCTGGCCCTGGTCCAAGTAATTCTCTTGTTAAGATTACCCTTCTGTGGCCCCCAGAAGGTGAACCACTTCCTCTGTGACATTCGCTCTGTCCTCAAATTGGCCTGTGGTGACATCTGGATCAATGAAATGTTCCTCTTTGCTGATGGCGTTCTTATCTTAGTTGGGCCTCTTGCCCTGATGTTGGTCTCCTATATGCGTATTCTCTGGGCCATCCTGAAGATCCAGTCAAAGGAGGGCCGCAAGAAAGCCTTCTCCACGTGCTCCTCCCACCTCTGTGTGGTTGGGTTCTACTTTGGCATAGCCATGATCGTTTACATGGTTCCCGACAACAGTCAACGAGAAGAACACCTGAAGATCCTTTTCCTGTTTTATGCTCTTTTCAACCCATTGCTGAACCCTCTTGTCTACAGTGTACGGAATGCTCAAGTGAAGGCTGCCTTCCACAGAGTATTGCAGAAAAAGGGGACAGTGTGA
- the LOC102187740 gene encoding olfactory receptor 2A2-like, translating to MEGNQSQIAEFILVGFQLSEGLELLLFGIFSLLYTVNLLANGMILGLICLDPRLHSPMYFFLSHLALIDIFYASSNLPSLLANLAKHKKTISFVPCNLQMLLIFSFGSVECLILLAMSYDRYVAICHPLQYTVIMNWRVCSILAVACWVCGFALALVQVILLLRLPFCGPQKVNHFFCEIRSVLKLACGDIWINEMFLFADGVLILVGPLALMLVSYMRILWAILKIRSKEGRKKAFSTCSSHLCVVGFYFGIAMIVYMVPDNSQREEHLKILFLFYALFNPLLNPLVYSVRNAQVKAAFHRVLQKKGTV from the coding sequence ATGGAGGGCAACCAATCACAGATCGCAGAATTCATCCTGGTGGGATTCCAGCTCAGTGAAGGCCTGGAGTTGCTCCTCTTTGGTATCTTCTCCCTGTTATATACGGTCAACTTGCTGGCAAATGGCATGATCTTGGGACTCATTTGCCTTGACCCCAGGCTGCActcccccatgtacttcttcctttcccactTGGCCCTCATTGACATATTCTATGCTTCCAGCAATTTGCCCAGTCTGCTGGCAAATCTAGCAAAACACAAGAAAACCATCTCCTTTGTCCCATGCAATTTGCAGATGCTTCTCATATTCAGTTTTGGTTCTGTAGAGTGTCTCATTTTGTTGGCGATGTCCTATGACAGGTATGTGGCGATCTGCCATCCCCTCCAGTACACAGTCATCATGAACTGGAGAGTGTGCTCCATCCTGGCCGTTGCTTGCTGGGTGTGTGGATTTGCCCTGGCCCTGGTCCAAGTAATTCTCTTGTTAAGATTACCCTTCTGTGGCCCCCAGAAGGTGAACCACTTCTTCTGTGAAATTCGCTCTGTCCTCAAATTGGCCTGTGGTGACATCTGGATCAATGAAATGTTCCTCTTTGCTGATGGCGTTCTTATCTTAGTTGGGCCTCTTGCCCTGATGTTGGTCTCCTATATGCGTATTCTCTGGGCCATCCTGAAGATCCGGTCAAAGGAGGGCCGCAAGAAAGCCTTCTCCACGTGCTCCTCCCACCTCTGTGTGGTTGGGTTCTACTTTGGCATAGCCATGATTGTTTACATGGTTCCCGACAACAGTCAACGAGAAGAACACCTGAAGATCCTTTTCCTGTTTTATGCTCTTTTCAACCCATTGCTGAACCCTCTTGTCTACAGTGTACGGAATGCTCAAGTGAAGGCTGCCTTCCACAGAGTATTGCAGAAAAAGGGGACAGTGTGA